Proteins encoded together in one Telopea speciosissima isolate NSW1024214 ecotype Mountain lineage chromosome 6, Tspe_v1, whole genome shotgun sequence window:
- the LOC122664653 gene encoding probable membrane-associated kinase regulator 6 translates to MERVVEAMESSQPPLSIESFSHSWLINFRPSFEDSLVDDPYDETAAFIELDPKLTPSKRFLSYAHDFSFDSNFSHSPPLFLVHADELFSNGLLMPIFINPSKMEASNAIKAPPPPPAAAAQTDISEEESSGALIPSNKDGKLQWAFLRRCRRSSKWIFHKYVSFFKPLYQKVRDSGRARSTSRTESIDRIWGSSRSPEVSPRNSSFSSTTDWCDIDDAVLHCKKSFEKGERLLQRG, encoded by the exons ATGGAAAGAGTGGTGGAAGCCATGGAAAGCTCACAACCACCTCTTTCCATTGAGAGCTTCTCCCATAGCTGGTTAATCAATTTCAGACCCTCTTTCGAAGATTCCCTGGTAGATGATCCATACGATGAAACTGCTGCTTTCATAGAATTAGATCCAAAGTTGACGCCTTCCAAGAGATTCTTATCATACGCCCATGATTTCAGCTTCGATTCCAATTTCTCTCACTCTCCTCCTCTGTTTCTTGTTCACGCCGATGAACTCTTCTCCAATGGCCTCCTTATGCCTATCTTCATCAATCCATCAAAGATGGAGGCTTCGAACGCCATTaaagcaccaccaccaccaccagcagcagcagcacagACAGACATCTCTGAAGAGGAATCATCAGGAGCTTTAATTCCGTCCAATAAAGATGGGAAATTACAGTGGGCATTCCTGAGGAGGTGCAGGAGATCTTCGAAGTGGATATTCCACAAATATGTGAGTTTCTTCAAGCCTCTGTATCAGAAAGTAAGGGATTCTGGAAGGGCTCGTAGTACAAGTAGAACAGAGTCCATTGACAGAATCTGGGGAAGTTCGCGTTCTCCAGAGGTTTCTCCTCGAAACAGTTCGTTTTCTTCAACCACTGATTGGTGTGACATTGACGATGCCGTCCTCCATTGCAAGAAATCGTTTG AAAAGGGTGAGAGACTTCTGCAGAGAGGATGA